Proteins co-encoded in one Opitutus terrae PB90-1 genomic window:
- a CDS encoding glycoside hydrolase family 3 C-terminal domain-containing protein, with product MPSYPTLAPLLSSCCFALAVSGTSAQTLPTGLPFQDPELPAEQRIDDLIGRMTLEEKIDCMAMRAAVPRLGVKGSRHIEGYHGVAQGGPSNWGRRNPTATTQFPQAYGLGATWDPELIRQVAAQEAEEARYLFQSPRYDRAGLIVRAPNADLARDPRWGRTEEVYGEDPFHAGTLATAFVRGLQGDDPRYFKAVSLVKHFLANSNEDGRESSSSNFSERQWREYYAKPFEMAIVDGGAPALMAAYNAVNGTPAHVHPMLRDIVMAEWKLNGILCTDGGGLRLLVEKHHAFPDLPSAAAACVKAGINHFLDRHKDAVTEAVARGSITERDLDAALRGLFRVSLKLGLLDPDERVPYAAIGRNGEAEPWLRPDTQALVRKVTQRSIVLLKNSGALLPLDRTKVKTVALVGPLVNTVLPDWYGGTPPYTVPPSIGVEKVAGEGVKVGWLADMGDAAVELARTSEIAIVCVGNDPISAGGWELVRTPSEGKEAVDRKDLALPRDQEKFIRRVLAANPRTIVVLISNFPYAMPWVVKHVPAIVHLTHASQELGHALGDVLWGEVNPDGKLAQTWPKSLKQLPPMMDYDLTHGRTYQYFKGEPQFPFGFGLSYTTFNLSNLRVGLDVARHVGAGAETPAESPAPRTFAPNAILSIAVEVTNTGTRAGDEVVQVYARYPHSKVSRPLKQLCGFQRISVAAGETAHVRLQLPASRFAYWSVEQHAWVVEPGPVELLVGNSSADSDLKLRQTISIE from the coding sequence ATGCCATCCTACCCCACCCTCGCGCCGCTCCTGTCTTCCTGCTGCTTCGCGCTCGCCGTTTCCGGCACCTCGGCCCAAACGCTGCCCACGGGGCTGCCGTTTCAGGACCCGGAACTTCCGGCCGAGCAGCGCATCGACGACCTCATCGGACGGATGACGCTCGAGGAGAAAATCGACTGCATGGCGATGCGGGCGGCCGTGCCGCGGCTCGGGGTGAAAGGTTCGCGCCACATCGAGGGCTATCACGGCGTGGCACAGGGCGGCCCGAGCAATTGGGGCCGGCGCAACCCGACCGCGACCACGCAGTTTCCGCAGGCGTATGGACTCGGCGCCACGTGGGATCCGGAGCTGATCCGGCAGGTCGCCGCGCAGGAGGCGGAGGAAGCGCGCTATCTGTTCCAGAGTCCGCGTTACGATCGCGCCGGACTGATCGTGCGGGCGCCCAACGCCGATCTCGCGCGCGATCCACGCTGGGGCCGCACGGAGGAAGTTTACGGCGAGGATCCGTTTCACGCGGGCACGCTGGCGACGGCGTTCGTGCGCGGGCTGCAGGGCGACGATCCGCGCTACTTCAAGGCCGTGAGCCTGGTGAAACATTTTCTGGCCAACAGCAATGAGGACGGACGGGAATCGTCGTCATCCAACTTCAGCGAGCGACAGTGGCGCGAGTATTACGCGAAGCCGTTCGAGATGGCGATCGTCGACGGTGGCGCACCGGCGCTGATGGCCGCCTACAACGCCGTCAACGGCACGCCGGCTCACGTGCACCCGATGCTGCGCGACATCGTCATGGCCGAGTGGAAGCTCAACGGCATCCTCTGCACCGATGGCGGCGGACTGCGGCTGCTCGTCGAGAAACATCACGCGTTTCCCGACCTGCCCAGCGCGGCCGCGGCGTGCGTGAAGGCGGGCATCAATCACTTCCTCGACCGGCACAAGGATGCTGTCACCGAAGCGGTCGCACGCGGCTCGATCACCGAGCGCGACCTCGACGCGGCGCTGCGGGGACTTTTCCGCGTCTCGTTGAAGCTCGGCCTGCTCGATCCGGATGAGCGTGTGCCGTACGCGGCCATCGGCCGCAACGGCGAAGCCGAGCCCTGGCTGCGTCCCGACACGCAGGCGCTCGTGCGCAAGGTCACCCAGCGCTCGATCGTGTTGCTCAAAAACTCCGGCGCGCTGCTCCCGCTCGATCGCACGAAGGTGAAGACGGTCGCCTTGGTTGGCCCGCTGGTGAACACCGTCCTTCCGGATTGGTATGGCGGCACGCCGCCGTATACGGTGCCGCCGTCGATCGGAGTGGAAAAAGTCGCGGGCGAGGGCGTGAAGGTTGGCTGGCTCGCCGACATGGGCGACGCCGCGGTCGAGCTCGCCCGCACGTCTGAGATTGCGATCGTCTGCGTCGGGAACGATCCGATCAGTGCCGGCGGCTGGGAACTGGTGCGCACGCCGAGCGAGGGCAAGGAAGCCGTGGACCGCAAGGACCTCGCGCTGCCGCGCGATCAGGAGAAATTCATCCGGCGCGTACTCGCCGCCAATCCGCGCACGATCGTCGTGCTGATTTCGAATTTCCCCTATGCGATGCCGTGGGTGGTGAAGCACGTGCCGGCGATCGTCCACCTCACGCATGCGAGCCAGGAACTCGGCCACGCGCTCGGCGACGTGTTGTGGGGCGAGGTCAATCCGGATGGCAAGTTGGCGCAAACCTGGCCGAAGTCGCTGAAACAGCTGCCGCCGATGATGGATTACGATCTCACCCACGGACGAACCTACCAGTATTTCAAAGGCGAACCGCAGTTCCCCTTCGGGTTCGGGCTGAGCTACACGACGTTCAATCTTTCCAATCTTCGTGTCGGCCTGGATGTAGCCCGGCACGTGGGCGCCGGGGCAGAAACTCCTGCTGAATCGCCGGCCCCGCGGACATTCGCGCCGAACGCCATCCTCTCAATCGCGGTGGAGGTTACCAACACCGGGACGCGCGCCGGTGATGAAGTCGTGCAGGTCTATGCACGGTATCCCCACTCAAAGGTCTCCCGCCCGCTGAAGCAGCTCTGCGGTTTTCAGCGCATCAGCGTGGCAGCGGGCGAAACGGCGCACGTGAGACTGCAGTTGCCCGCGTCGCGCTTCGCCTACTGGTCGGTCGAACAGCATGCTTGGGTGGTTGAGCCCGGCCCGGTAGAATTGCTCGTCGGCAATTCGTCGGCTGACTCGGACCTGAAACTGCGACAGACCATTTCCATCGAATAA
- a CDS encoding glycoside hydrolase family 2 protein: protein MHLPRTLAVIIAWLCLMTALHADTAPLNVLARPGLNLNGKWAMIIDPYENGYYDYRHQPYDATEPATGGYFLDRKPANKSELIEYDFDTAPTLTVPGDWNSQAERLLYYEGSVWYRRKFDYTPSAADHRLFLYFGAVNYRADVYLNGKKLGTHIGGFTPFAFEVTGQVQPAGNSLVVRVDDTRRVEAVPTVNTDWWNYGGLTRDVLLVETPAVFIRDYQVQLKPGSSNTIQAIVRLDRAGPAASAAVAPAAPAPVAVRVSLPDLGLSASGQTDADGVARFELPAPNLALWSPASPRRHTVELSTPGDRISEKIGFRTIAVRGADILLNGESVFLRGICLHEENPLRGGRATTEADARLLLGWARELGCNFVRLAHYPHNEYMARVADELGLMLWEEVPVYWTIQWENPDTLTNAQAQLTELIIRDRNRASVIIWSVANETPVSEPRTRFLKTLVDTARSLDPTRLVSAAMEVHTDPADSNHKIVDDPFGQYTDLLSFNQYIGWYDGLPDKLPKVRWTLAYEKPVVISEFGADALQGLHGDKLTRFSEEYQADLYAQTLAMLQKIPQWRGATPWILCDFRSPRRPLANVQDGWNRKGLIGENGTRKQAFNILREYYESRRFTAVSP from the coding sequence ATGCACCTCCCGCGCACGCTCGCCGTCATTATCGCCTGGCTCTGTCTCATGACCGCTCTCCACGCCGACACCGCTCCGCTCAACGTGCTCGCCCGGCCCGGGCTCAATCTGAACGGCAAGTGGGCGATGATCATCGATCCCTACGAAAACGGATACTACGACTACCGTCACCAGCCCTACGATGCCACCGAACCGGCGACCGGCGGCTACTTTCTCGACCGCAAGCCGGCGAACAAGAGCGAGCTGATCGAATACGACTTCGATACCGCGCCGACGCTCACCGTGCCCGGCGACTGGAATTCGCAGGCGGAGCGGCTCCTCTACTACGAGGGCAGCGTCTGGTACCGCCGAAAGTTCGACTACACGCCTTCGGCCGCCGACCATCGGCTCTTCCTCTATTTTGGCGCCGTCAACTACCGCGCCGACGTCTACCTGAACGGCAAAAAACTCGGTACGCACATCGGCGGGTTCACGCCGTTCGCCTTCGAGGTCACCGGCCAGGTCCAGCCCGCCGGCAATTCGCTCGTGGTGCGGGTCGACGACACGCGTCGCGTGGAAGCCGTGCCCACCGTAAACACGGATTGGTGGAACTATGGTGGACTCACGCGCGACGTGCTGCTCGTCGAAACGCCGGCCGTGTTCATCCGCGACTACCAAGTCCAGTTGAAGCCCGGCTCATCGAACACCATTCAGGCAATCGTCCGGCTCGACCGCGCCGGGCCGGCTGCCTCGGCTGCGGTTGCCCCTGCCGCACCGGCGCCTGTTGCCGTGAGGGTCTCGCTGCCCGATCTGGGCCTCAGCGCCTCCGGTCAAACCGACGCGGACGGTGTCGCGCGCTTCGAGTTGCCCGCGCCGAACCTCGCCTTGTGGTCACCAGCAAGCCCGCGCCGCCACACCGTCGAGCTCAGCACGCCGGGAGACCGCATCAGCGAAAAGATCGGCTTCCGCACGATCGCGGTGCGGGGCGCCGACATCCTGTTGAATGGCGAATCCGTTTTCCTGCGCGGCATTTGCCTGCACGAGGAAAATCCGCTGCGCGGCGGGCGGGCCACCACCGAAGCCGACGCCCGGTTGCTGCTGGGCTGGGCCCGGGAGCTCGGCTGCAATTTCGTCCGGCTCGCCCACTACCCACACAACGAATACATGGCCCGCGTCGCCGACGAACTCGGCCTGATGCTCTGGGAGGAAGTGCCGGTTTATTGGACGATCCAGTGGGAAAACCCCGACACGCTCACGAATGCCCAGGCGCAGCTGACCGAGTTGATCATCCGCGATCGCAATCGCGCGAGCGTGATCATCTGGTCCGTGGCCAACGAGACGCCCGTCAGCGAGCCGCGCACGCGTTTCCTCAAAACGCTCGTCGATACCGCGCGCTCGCTCGATCCGACGCGGCTCGTTTCCGCCGCGATGGAGGTGCATACCGATCCCGCTGATTCGAATCACAAGATCGTCGACGATCCCTTCGGTCAGTACACGGACCTGCTCAGCTTCAACCAATACATCGGCTGGTACGACGGGCTCCCTGACAAGCTGCCCAAGGTCCGATGGACCCTCGCCTATGAAAAGCCGGTGGTGATCAGCGAATTTGGCGCGGACGCATTGCAAGGCCTGCATGGCGACAAACTTACCCGCTTCAGCGAGGAATATCAGGCCGATCTCTACGCCCAGACGCTCGCCATGCTGCAGAAAATTCCGCAGTGGCGCGGCGCCACGCCGTGGATCCTGTGCGATTTCCGCTCGCCGCGGCGGCCGCTGGCAAACGTGCAGGATGGCTGGAACCGCAAAGGCCTGATCGGCGAGAACGGCACGCGCAAGCAGGCGTTCAATATCCTCCGGGAGTATTACGAATCACGCCGCTTCACAGCCGTGTCGCCGTAG
- a CDS encoding methyl-accepting chemotaxis protein, which yields MKTIRSRVIALVGLAIAGLIIMSLANFASARRLSRAASRLSEVSLASIESLERANRMLARQGALVSQAPAQIHSDQVVKDQAEFTRLGEALRGELEKLAGLLEDQEMQSGRKTLTATLPDFLEQSMQVFTLAANFQQQDGVDALQGKVLPLYNRLGEGSASLMSRALSLTQLEPGRLMAMAESSSRWGLGIAAGLVVLIVAASGWLIQKGINGPLIAMVDRLSLTAQHTASAAAQVSTSSQSLAAGASEQAASLEETSSSLEEMAGMTQRNAENATQANAIGREARQAADAGAGEMQAMNAAMSDIKKSSDDIAKIIKTIDEIAFQTNILALNAAVEAARAGEAGMGFAVVADEVRSLAQRSAHASKESAAKIEAAISKTTQGVEISTKVAGRLTEIVDKVRRVDTLMGDVATASREQSQGVQQINSAVTQMDKVVQNNAASAEESASASEALNAQAADLRAAVADLQNLVGIQVQRAQSSTRTRTKSGHVVDLPAARANRAASSPPVRAAALAGANGRSDLHFSDV from the coding sequence ATGAAAACCATTCGTTCTCGAGTCATCGCGCTGGTTGGACTGGCCATTGCAGGGTTGATCATCATGTCGCTGGCGAACTTTGCTTCAGCGCGACGCCTGAGTCGTGCCGCGTCGCGCTTGAGCGAGGTGAGTCTGGCCAGTATTGAGTCGCTGGAGCGGGCTAACCGCATGCTGGCCCGGCAAGGTGCGCTGGTGAGTCAGGCTCCAGCCCAGATCCATTCCGATCAGGTGGTGAAGGACCAGGCGGAGTTCACGCGCCTCGGCGAGGCACTTCGGGGCGAACTCGAGAAACTTGCGGGATTGCTGGAGGACCAGGAGATGCAGAGCGGACGAAAAACGCTGACCGCGACGTTGCCGGACTTTCTGGAGCAATCGATGCAGGTTTTCACGCTGGCGGCGAATTTCCAGCAGCAGGACGGCGTGGACGCGCTGCAGGGCAAGGTGCTGCCGCTGTACAACCGGTTGGGCGAGGGCAGCGCGTCCTTGATGAGCCGCGCCCTGAGCCTCACCCAGTTGGAACCAGGCCGGCTGATGGCCATGGCCGAATCCTCCTCCCGCTGGGGGCTCGGCATCGCTGCCGGCCTCGTAGTGCTGATCGTCGCGGCGAGCGGTTGGTTGATTCAAAAGGGTATCAACGGTCCCCTGATTGCCATGGTGGACCGGCTGTCGCTGACCGCCCAGCACACTGCCAGTGCGGCGGCACAGGTCTCCACCTCGAGCCAGTCCCTCGCTGCGGGTGCGAGCGAACAGGCCGCATCCTTGGAAGAGACCAGTTCCTCGTTGGAGGAGATGGCGGGCATGACGCAGCGGAATGCGGAGAACGCGACCCAGGCGAACGCCATTGGCCGGGAAGCCCGGCAAGCCGCCGATGCCGGCGCCGGCGAAATGCAGGCGATGAACGCGGCGATGAGCGACATCAAGAAGTCTAGCGATGACATCGCGAAAATCATCAAGACCATCGACGAGATTGCCTTTCAGACGAACATCCTGGCACTAAATGCGGCGGTGGAAGCCGCGCGGGCCGGCGAAGCTGGGATGGGGTTTGCCGTCGTCGCCGACGAGGTGAGGAGCCTCGCGCAACGCAGCGCCCATGCGTCGAAGGAAAGCGCCGCGAAGATCGAAGCCGCCATCAGCAAGACCACGCAGGGGGTCGAGATCAGCACCAAGGTCGCCGGTCGGCTGACCGAGATTGTGGACAAGGTCCGCCGCGTCGACACGTTGATGGGTGATGTGGCCACCGCCAGTCGCGAACAGAGCCAGGGCGTGCAGCAGATCAATTCGGCGGTGACACAGATGGACAAGGTGGTGCAGAACAATGCGGCCAGCGCTGAGGAAAGTGCGAGTGCGTCGGAAGCACTCAACGCACAAGCCGCGGACCTCCGGGCGGCGGTGGCTGATCTCCAGAATCTGGTTGGGATCCAGGTGCAGCGGGCACAGTCGTCGACGCGGACACGGACCAAGTCGGGACACGTGGTAGATCTTCCCGCGGCTCGGGCCAACAGGGCGGCGTCTTCTCCGCCCGTGCGCGCCGCCGCGCTGGCAGGAGCCAATGGGCGAAGCGATCTGCATTTCAGCGATGTTTAG
- a CDS encoding substrate-binding domain-containing protein: MKHPLSSNLRSSPVTNRGLACLLLSVALLTGITVGRAVEPLRMSGAAALCAALNKGQSTLDQSAGGPVQLISKNAGKGLQDVSSGACDIGMVTGSIERAAAGANAEKPGSVDLAKLVPVEIGRDPILFVVHPSNSVSSLTIAQIKEILTGAIQNWKEVGGHDAPITVFSLGPRNGPRIGVDEQVLLGAAVTKTAIQRETPRDICPIVAQKPDGFGFVGKSNFGPGVKVLQTDKPVGMAFFLVTKGSPSALQAKVIEAARSVVN; encoded by the coding sequence ATGAAACATCCACTCAGTTCCAACCTTCGCTCTTCCCCCGTGACCAATCGGGGACTCGCCTGCCTGCTGCTTTCCGTTGCGCTCCTGACCGGTATTACCGTCGGCCGGGCCGTTGAACCCCTGCGCATGAGCGGGGCAGCCGCCCTCTGCGCGGCTTTGAATAAAGGACAGAGTACGCTCGATCAGTCCGCCGGAGGACCGGTGCAGCTGATCAGCAAGAATGCGGGCAAGGGATTGCAGGATGTCAGCTCGGGCGCATGCGACATAGGCATGGTGACGGGATCGATCGAACGCGCAGCCGCCGGCGCTAATGCGGAAAAGCCGGGCAGCGTTGATCTCGCCAAGTTGGTCCCGGTTGAGATCGGCCGCGATCCGATTCTCTTCGTGGTGCATCCGTCCAATTCCGTGAGTTCGCTGACGATCGCGCAGATCAAGGAGATTCTCACCGGTGCGATTCAGAACTGGAAAGAAGTGGGCGGCCACGACGCACCCATCACCGTATTCTCGCTTGGGCCGCGAAATGGCCCACGCATCGGTGTGGACGAGCAGGTGCTGCTGGGGGCTGCGGTGACGAAAACCGCCATCCAGCGCGAGACGCCGCGCGATATCTGTCCGATCGTCGCGCAAAAACCGGATGGTTTCGGATTCGTCGGAAAGTCGAATTTTGGGCCCGGCGTGAAAGTGCTGCAGACCGACAAGCCGGTTGGCATGGCGTTCTTTCTCGTCACCAAAGGCAGTCCGAGCGCACTCCAAGCCAAGGTCATCGAGGCGGCGCGGTCCGTCGTAAACTAG
- a CDS encoding porin, with protein sequence MHSSANSPAFRVRPAARAALLATAVITLGLAAPALAGATPDELETRLRALESKVATLTEENATLKQRLGASAPAKSGPAAVVPMGKEAKLAIGGFLHLQGEWGDAPDARFPVGDRFLVRRARLGVKGSFVEGFDFALTSDFGSNSLGTVSGYRAQITDAYVAWSRFPAATVTVGQFKTPFGYEQLMSGTKHIVIERALVNDQLTLRRQIGAMLSGSVGGPRLTYAAGLFNGNGSNNSANDNDQFTYVGRVAGTWIQTDAGRVSTGINAFTGRDSGSFSGHRRGLGVDLQASYRRLELQAEYLNTCFDRAIGRDYTAEGWSLLGSCVIIPKLLQGVLRYEVYDVDRDLAGDTTELWTVGFNYLIKGDDLKLSFNYLLGDLPGPRAEEGRLISRLQVVF encoded by the coding sequence ATGCACTCTTCTGCGAACTCTCCCGCGTTTCGCGTGCGCCCGGCAGCACGGGCAGCGCTGCTGGCCACGGCCGTTATCACCCTGGGCCTTGCCGCTCCCGCGCTCGCGGGCGCGACTCCCGATGAGCTGGAAACGCGGCTTCGTGCGCTCGAGTCCAAGGTCGCGACGCTTACCGAGGAGAATGCGACACTGAAACAGCGACTCGGCGCCAGTGCACCCGCGAAATCCGGGCCGGCCGCGGTCGTGCCGATGGGCAAGGAGGCGAAGCTCGCGATCGGTGGTTTTCTGCATTTGCAGGGTGAGTGGGGCGATGCCCCAGACGCTCGATTTCCCGTCGGCGACCGGTTCCTGGTGCGTCGCGCGCGCCTCGGAGTCAAGGGCAGCTTCGTCGAGGGATTTGACTTCGCCCTGACGTCCGATTTCGGCAGCAACTCCCTCGGCACCGTCAGCGGCTATCGCGCCCAGATTACCGACGCTTATGTGGCGTGGAGCCGTTTTCCGGCAGCGACCGTGACGGTCGGCCAGTTCAAGACGCCCTTCGGCTACGAGCAGCTGATGTCCGGCACGAAGCACATCGTGATCGAACGAGCGCTGGTGAACGACCAGCTCACGTTGCGGCGCCAGATCGGCGCGATGCTGAGCGGTTCCGTCGGCGGTCCGCGCCTGACCTATGCAGCGGGGCTGTTCAACGGCAACGGCTCCAACAACAGTGCCAACGACAATGACCAGTTCACCTACGTTGGGCGCGTCGCCGGAACCTGGATCCAGACCGACGCGGGCCGCGTGTCCACCGGCATCAATGCATTCACCGGGCGGGACTCCGGCAGCTTCAGCGGCCACCGTCGGGGCTTGGGCGTCGATCTGCAGGCCTCGTATCGGCGACTCGAACTTCAGGCGGAGTATCTCAATACCTGCTTCGATCGCGCGATCGGCCGGGACTACACCGCGGAGGGATGGTCGCTGCTCGGGAGTTGTGTGATCATTCCCAAGCTGCTGCAGGGAGTGCTGCGCTATGAGGTGTACGACGTCGATCGTGATCTGGCCGGCGACACGACCGAGCTTTGGACGGTGGGCTTCAACTATCTGATCAAAGGCGATGATCTGAAGCTGTCCTTCAACTACCTGCTTGGCGATTTGCCGGGACCCCGCGCCGAGGAAGGCCGACTCATCTCGCGCCTACAGGTCGTCTTCTGA
- a CDS encoding sensor histidine kinase — protein sequence MTPEPGDAPAARMRRMEAANAWLAGYASFLTHDLRNPLTAANGFLSLLDENTLGAGSAEAEYLAHAKAALRDLQAQLEGLAGLASELSELEERYASYAADTAEAVHRVWAHVQAHTRTRATLRLGVLPPVGVSRLALERMLYWLIDNAVRTAGPAGDPQIAVTAKTQGERVALEVSAHGGDTMAHAWGAAGAFDSGGGPPQPRDEGLRCLVRLVQCQGGRVRAQRHVAGGASVVVELPAVAKRS from the coding sequence ATGACGCCGGAACCGGGCGATGCACCGGCGGCACGGATGCGGCGGATGGAGGCGGCCAACGCCTGGCTGGCCGGATATGCCAGCTTCCTGACGCACGACCTGCGAAATCCGCTCACGGCTGCCAACGGATTTCTATCGTTGCTGGACGAAAATACACTGGGCGCCGGCTCCGCAGAGGCGGAGTACCTCGCGCACGCGAAGGCAGCGCTGCGCGATCTGCAGGCGCAGCTGGAAGGACTGGCCGGGCTGGCCAGCGAACTGAGTGAGTTGGAAGAACGCTACGCGAGTTACGCCGCGGATACAGCGGAAGCGGTCCACCGGGTCTGGGCGCACGTGCAGGCGCACACGCGCACACGTGCTACGCTGAGGCTGGGGGTGCTCCCGCCGGTGGGCGTGAGTCGGCTCGCGCTGGAACGGATGCTTTACTGGCTCATCGATAACGCGGTCCGAACGGCAGGGCCGGCCGGCGATCCGCAGATTGCGGTGACGGCGAAGACGCAGGGCGAAAGGGTGGCGCTGGAGGTGAGCGCCCACGGCGGGGATACCATGGCGCACGCTTGGGGCGCCGCGGGGGCGTTCGATTCCGGAGGAGGGCCGCCGCAGCCGCGGGATGAGGGGCTTCGCTGTCTGGTGAGGTTGGTGCAGTGCCAGGGCGGCCGGGTACGGGCGCAACGCCACGTGGCCGGCGGCGCGAGCGTGGTGGTCGAACTGCCGGCCGTGGCAAAGCGCAGCTGA
- a CDS encoding LuxR C-terminal-related transcriptional regulator, with product MMVEDHTAIRQMLAAFVAAMPGFHVVAEAESVEQALAMAELHRPSVVVLDWMLSGRSGLGFVRDIRIDPPPRVLVFSAITSALAVREALAAGAKGYLEKTAPFDEFKMALRSVAAGREYLGASAKRLLQQEAHAAMRLGAGPALTNREREVLRYVAEGLGSKEIADRLALSTRTVENHRANILKRTGLRSVAQLVLYAARLGLIDAPLAYLPEPSECDAPLSSQPAA from the coding sequence ATGATGGTGGAAGACCACACGGCGATCCGCCAGATGCTGGCGGCATTCGTGGCGGCGATGCCGGGGTTTCACGTGGTGGCGGAAGCCGAATCTGTGGAACAGGCGCTGGCCATGGCGGAGCTGCACCGGCCGAGCGTAGTGGTGCTGGACTGGATGCTGAGCGGCCGCAGCGGCCTCGGGTTCGTGCGGGATATCCGGATCGATCCGCCGCCGCGCGTCCTGGTCTTCTCCGCGATTACGTCGGCGCTGGCGGTGCGCGAAGCGCTGGCCGCCGGCGCAAAGGGCTATCTCGAGAAGACCGCCCCGTTCGATGAGTTCAAGATGGCGCTGCGCAGCGTCGCCGCCGGGCGGGAGTATCTCGGCGCCAGCGCGAAGCGTTTGCTGCAGCAGGAAGCGCATGCCGCGATGCGGCTTGGCGCGGGACCGGCTCTGACCAATCGGGAGCGTGAGGTCCTGCGCTATGTCGCCGAGGGGCTCGGGTCCAAGGAGATTGCCGACCGGCTGGCGCTGTCGACGCGCACGGTCGAGAACCATCGGGCCAACATTCTCAAGCGAACCGGGCTGCGGTCGGTCGCCCAATTGGTGTTGTACGCCGCGCGCCTCGGGTTGATCGATGCGCCGCTGGCGTATCTGCCGGAGCCGTCGGAGTGCGACGCTCCCTTGTCGTCGCAGCCTGCTGCATGA
- a CDS encoding 3-keto-disaccharide hydrolase, translated as MLKATAERSPRTWHSALTATARARAARGRSRRIALLAILAGTGLTSTGAQPTNDLDAFETCEAIRAGFRAFRHDAFPEGKWTCEAGVLRSVKGQRVDLITRGEYQDFELELEWKVSFGANSGIMYGVTEAATETYWSGPEMQINDDPHHPDGLQPKTSAGGLYDLIGPSDRGAFKPTGDYNHIRIVSRSGHVEHWLNGIRVVAYEWDSPELRALIQQTKFAQAPLFMKQRRGHIALQSEGDEVWFRHIRIRRLSPDASDKRTSAADAGPAAK; from the coding sequence ATGCTCAAGGCCACAGCGGAGCGTTCACCCAGGACGTGGCATTCGGCGTTGACCGCAACGGCTCGAGCGCGGGCTGCGCGCGGTCGATCGCGGCGGATCGCGCTGCTCGCCATTCTGGCCGGCACCGGCCTGACTAGCACCGGTGCGCAACCGACCAACGACCTCGACGCATTCGAGACCTGCGAAGCCATCCGTGCTGGGTTTCGCGCGTTTCGGCACGACGCGTTTCCGGAGGGCAAGTGGACCTGCGAAGCGGGAGTGCTGCGCAGCGTCAAGGGGCAGCGAGTCGACCTGATCACCCGCGGCGAATACCAGGACTTCGAGCTGGAGTTGGAGTGGAAGGTCAGCTTCGGCGCCAACAGCGGAATCATGTACGGCGTGACCGAAGCTGCGACGGAGACGTATTGGTCCGGGCCGGAAATGCAGATCAACGACGATCCACACCATCCCGACGGTTTGCAGCCGAAAACCTCCGCCGGCGGTCTCTACGACCTGATCGGCCCCAGCGATCGCGGCGCGTTCAAGCCGACCGGTGACTACAATCACATCCGAATCGTGAGTCGCTCCGGTCACGTTGAGCACTGGCTCAATGGCATCCGCGTGGTCGCCTATGAGTGGGACAGCCCTGAACTTCGCGCGCTCATCCAGCAGACGAAGTTCGCCCAGGCCCCGTTGTTCATGAAACAGCGGCGCGGACACATCGCGCTGCAGAGCGAGGGCGACGAGGTCTGGTTCCGGCACATCCGCATCCGGCGACTGTCGCCGGACGCATCGGATAAACGGACGTCGGCTGCCGATGCGGGTCCCGCGGCAAAGTAG